One window from the genome of Pieris napi chromosome 12, ilPieNapi1.2, whole genome shotgun sequence encodes:
- the LOC125054569 gene encoding uncharacterized protein LOC125054569: protein MKLNLFKRSMIFATFFGSCLCIALLVASLGTQHWVDARARRLQNTESEGRINFGLFEGHKELNFGYGWRPHDLSIGAGTHPARRWAWCGTAAQLAVALAASAGAAVLAALASAARHSAQPRPLLLTNCATVLFCLGAMSVWLTEFFLRLQHNVMSEEDLANTWSSDLTADLGLSFWLVVAAAISAFINNVCILIAMSDAPDSDVAAPALEEKLNGAIMLY, encoded by the exons ATGAAGCTGAATTTGTTCAAGCGGTCCATGATTTTTGCGACATTCTTTGGGTCGTGTCTATGTATAGCGTTATTGGTCGCGTCTCTGGGAACCCAGCATTGGGTAGATGCAAGAGCGAGGCGGTTGCAAAACACTGAATCCGAGGGCAGAATTAACTTTGGACTGTTTGAGGGGCACAAAGAATTGAATTTCGGATATGGGTGGAGGCCACACGATTTAAGta TAGGCGCAGGAACTCACCCTGCCCGCCGATGGGCGTGGTGTGGTACAGCCGCCCAATTAGCAGTAGCCCTAGCAGCTAGCGCGGGAGCAGCTGTATTAGCCGCATTGGCATCTGCAGCCAGGCACTCAGCGCAGCCACGCCCACTTTTGCTCACTAATTGTGCCACag taCTATTCTGTCTCGGCGCAATGTCAGTGTGGCTCACTGAGTTCTTCCTCCGTCTGCAGCATAACGTTATGTCTGAGGAAGACCTCGCAAATACATGGTCTTCCGACCTAACGGCAGATCTTGGATTGTCCTTCTG GTTAGTGGTAGCAGCTGCCATATCAGCATTTATCAACAATGTATGCATTTTAATTGCAATGTCAGATGCGCCTGATTCGGACGTCGCTGCCCCCGCGTTAGAGGAAAAATTGAATGGAGCTATCATGCTTTACTAA